A stretch of the Ptychodera flava strain L36383 chromosome 18, AS_Pfla_20210202, whole genome shotgun sequence genome encodes the following:
- the LOC139117038 gene encoding uncharacterized protein isoform X2: MYSFVDITHRNRWMLLAFVGLCFLVAVSEGQNVVITDIQVDIPPDGMTIEGLTGNKVTFDVTALYNDVTTAVTGENLWRLNVFGSKSPDGSKGKKHSLVRNALNEEQVQTPVTLGSPLTFLDVMTEIDMKNLLCEDITHLCVKLLKNPKSKPKFDFKADPPEATATCTPLPCKGVIVTGNEVSVPAGTMVQENNPLNPVSLGITYQTDPQGSTIFGEDLWDLELYANTKPDGTGDSLPINSQALSPDQQDKHMGGGVPGEFSPISANVDLTGVTCDKVPYICMTLSKGSKPSREFTLTGDPDEGVFTGCASIPCKPNKQLTVTDTDLDLKEPKEVEEGKPSNPLNFDVDVTSDPTSSDIEGDDLWKLKTLLSSSPDGSTDREILSEDVLNPVDKGKGLPSDDTITFPDLESNVDMTNKKCDEAKYFCVELSKDPAANPDYEMKGEPENFIDCKQLDCKEAEKELTVTDTDLDLKEPKEVEEGKPSNPLNFDVDVTSDPTSSDIEGDDLWKLKTLLSSSPDGSTDRDILSEDVLNPVDKGKGLPSDDTITFPDLESNVDMTNKKCDEAKYFCVELSKDPAANPDYEMKGEPENFIDCKPLDCKEEEKKPVDVTETDLKIAAGDTVKEGKPSNVIDFDVTLTTDPDEGDAEGDDIWKATTFTSTSPDGSTDRNPLDEQALAPYQADTDVPAGDSTTFYNLQANVDMSTLKCDEVDYLCVEVHKGDFAYPDYDLKGRLSDCVPLKCIEGLSICSPETRSPTLLKYSENF; this comes from the exons ATGTAGTCATTACTGACATACAAGTTGATATTCCTCCCGATGGTATGACTATCGAAGGTCTGACGGGTAACAAGGTCACCTTTGACGTAACTGCCTTGTATAATGATGTAACGACAGCTGTCACTGGTGAAAACTTGTGGCGACTGAATGTATTTGGCAGTAAAAGTCCAGATGGCTCGAAAGGGAAAAAACATTCCTTGGTCAGAAATGCGTTAAACGAGGAACAGGTTCAAACGCCGGTGACCCTCGGGTCACCATTAACATTTCTCGACGTGATGACGGAGATTGATATGAAGAACTTGTTGTGTGAAGATATCACCCACCTTTGTGTCAAACTGCTCAAAAATCCTAAATCCAAACCCAAATTCGATTTTAAGGCCGACCCACCTGAAGCGACAGCAACCTGTACACCATTGCCGTGTAAAG GTGTCATCGTCACAGGCAATGAAGTAAGCGTTCCTGCAGGCACCATGGTACAAGAAAACAATCCACTGAATCCAGTCAGTCTCGGTATTACCTATCAAACTGACCCACAGGGTTCAACAATATTTGGTGAAGATCTTTGGGATCTTGAGCTCTATGCCAACACAAAACCAGACGGAACTGGCGATTCGTTGCCCATTAACAGCCAGGCACTTTCTCCCGACCAACAAGATAAACACATGGGAGGTGGAGTTCCCGGTGAATTTTCACCCATCTCGGCAAATGTTGATCTAACTGGAGTGACTTGTGACAAAGTTCCATACATTTGTATGACACTGTCAAAAGGCTCTAAACCAAGTCGTGAGTTCACACTGACAGGTGATCCAGACGAGGGCGTCTTTACTGGATGTGCATCAATTCCATGCAAAC CTAATAAACAGTTGACAGTGACCGACACGGATCTGGATTTGAAAGAGCCAAAAGAAGTAGAAGAAGGGAAACCATCTAATCCTCTCAACTTTGACGTGGATGTCACATCAGATCCAACGAGCTCAGACATCGAAGGCGACGACCTGTGgaagctcaaaacactactGAGCTCCTCACCGGACGGCAGCACTGACAGAGAGATTCTCTCGGAAGATGTTTTGAATCCAGTAGATAAAGGCAAGGGCTTGCCGTCAGACGACACAATCACATTCCCAGACCTCGAATCCAATGTTGACATGACAAACAAGAAGTGTGATGAAGCAAAGTATTTCTGTGTTGAGTTGAGCAAGGACCCAGCAGCCAATCCGGATTATGAAATGAAAGGAGAGCCTGAGAATTTCATTGACTGTAAACAGCTAGACTGTAAAGAAG CTGAGAAGGAGTTGACTGTGACCGACACAGATCTGGATTTGAAAGAGCCAAAAGAAGTAGAAGAAGGGAAACCATCTAATCCTCTCAACTTTGACGTGGATGTCACATCAGATCCAACGAGCTCAGACATCGAAGGTGACGACCTGTGgaagctcaaaacactactGAGCTCCTCACCAGATGGCAGCACTGACAGAGATATTCTCTCGGAAGATGTTTTGAATCCAGTAGATAAAGGCAAGGGCTTGCCGTCAGACGACACAATCACATTCCCAGACCTTGAATCCAATGTCGACATGACAAACAAGAAGTGTGATGAAGCAAAGTATTTCTGTGTTGAGTTGAGCAAGGACCCAGCAGCCAATCCGGATTATGAAATGAAAGGAGAGCCTGAGAATTTCATTGACTGTAAACCCCTAGACTGTAAAGAAG AGGAGAAAAAACCGGTTGATGTGACTGAGACTGATCTTAAAATAGCTGCTGGTGACACTGTCAAAGAAGGCAAGCCATCCAATGTGATTGACTTTGATGTCACCCTCACGACTGATCCGGACGAAGGAGATGCGGAAGGCGATGACATATGGAAAGCAACAACATTCACAAGCACCTCCCCTGATGGTTCGACAGATCGAAATCCGCTCGACGAGCAAGCATTGGCTCCCTACCAAGCCGACACGGATGTGCCCGCTGGAGATTCCACAACTTTTTACAACCTTCAAGCCAACGTGGACATGAGCACATTGAAATGTGATGAAGTTGATTATCTGTGTGTTGAGGTCCACAAGGGAGATTTTGCTTATCCAGACTATGACTTAAAAGGAAGATTAAGTGATTGTGTACCTCTTAAGTGCATTGAAGGTTTGTCCATCTGTAGCCCTGAAACAAGGTCCCCCACTCTGCTCAAATATTCTGAGAATTTTTAA